The Pirellulales bacterium genome includes a window with the following:
- the dapA gene encoding 4-hydroxy-tetrahydrodipicolinate synthase: MPTRAENFAGLSVAIVTPFRNDEVDYPALKAQIEFQVAAGATCICPVGTTGESPTLSHEEHERVVAASVEYANKRLKVMPGTGSNSTREALRLTKFAAKHGADAALVVAPYYNKPTQEGFYLHFKALSEAVDLPLCVYNIPSRTGKNIEPETFARLAEFKNITMVKEATGSLDQASAIAALTDLTILSGDDSLTLPLLSIGGRGVISVAGNIVPKDVIALCKAFDSGNIAEAQKWHKKLFPLCRDMLGLATNPIPIKAAMKLLGRDTGTLRLPMTPLDADSEGKLRQTLTAYGLL; this comes from the coding sequence ATGCCTACCCGTGCTGAAAACTTTGCCGGATTATCGGTCGCCATTGTGACGCCGTTTCGCAACGATGAGGTCGATTACCCAGCGCTGAAAGCGCAAATCGAATTTCAAGTCGCCGCCGGAGCCACGTGCATTTGCCCCGTGGGAACCACTGGCGAATCGCCCACGCTTTCGCACGAGGAGCACGAACGTGTGGTGGCCGCTTCGGTCGAGTATGCCAATAAGCGGCTGAAGGTAATGCCTGGCACTGGCAGCAACAGCACACGGGAAGCGCTGCGGCTGACCAAATTTGCCGCCAAGCACGGCGCCGATGCGGCATTGGTGGTGGCGCCGTACTACAACAAGCCGACGCAGGAAGGGTTTTATCTGCACTTCAAAGCGCTCTCGGAAGCCGTCGATTTGCCGCTGTGCGTGTACAACATTCCGAGCCGAACGGGCAAAAACATTGAGCCGGAAACTTTTGCCCGGCTGGCCGAATTCAAGAACATAACCATGGTGAAAGAGGCCACCGGCTCGCTCGATCAGGCTTCGGCCATTGCCGCGCTGACCGATCTCACCATTCTCAGCGGCGACGATAGTTTAACGCTACCGCTATTGTCCATCGGCGGCCGGGGGGTCATTTCGGTCGCGGGGAACATTGTGCCCAAAGATGTCATCGCGTTGTGCAAGGCCTTCGACAGCGGAAACATTGCCGAAGCGCAGAAGTGGCATAAAAAGCTGTTTCCGCTTTGCCGAGACATGCTGGGATTGGCCACAAACCCCATTCCCATCAAAGCAGCCATGAAGCTTTTGGGCCGCGACACCGGTACGCTGCGCCTTCCCATGACCCCGCTGGATGCCGACAGCGAAGGCAAACTCCGCCAAACGCTGACGGCCTACGGATTGCTGTAA
- a CDS encoding pyridoxine 5'-phosphate synthase — protein sequence MPELGVNIDHVATLRQARRTHEPDPTWAAAEAELGGADGITIHLREDRRHIQDHDLELLRQTVSVKLNLELAAASEIVSIACRVKPDQATLVPERREEVTTEGGLDVCGQRQAVAGAVAKLRDAGIYVSLFLDPDPRQLDLAKAVGAEAVELHTGRYALAKPGKAQAAELATLIEAGKRIREAGLALHAGHGLHYHNAPPVAAIDGMHELNIGHAIVSRAVFVGLREAVREMKRLIE from the coding sequence ATGCCCGAACTTGGTGTGAACATCGATCACGTGGCCACGTTGCGGCAGGCCCGCCGCACGCATGAGCCCGATCCCACTTGGGCGGCGGCCGAAGCGGAATTGGGCGGAGCCGACGGCATCACCATTCACCTGCGCGAAGACCGCCGGCACATTCAAGACCACGATTTGGAACTGCTGCGGCAAACCGTTAGTGTGAAGCTGAACTTGGAACTCGCCGCCGCCAGCGAAATTGTGAGCATTGCTTGTCGTGTGAAGCCCGACCAGGCCACGTTGGTCCCGGAGCGACGGGAAGAAGTGACGACCGAGGGAGGACTCGATGTGTGCGGCCAGCGGCAGGCTGTGGCGGGGGCGGTTGCAAAATTGCGCGACGCCGGAATTTACGTGAGCTTGTTTCTTGATCCCGATCCGCGGCAACTCGATCTGGCCAAAGCTGTGGGCGCCGAAGCCGTCGAACTGCATACCGGTCGTTATGCGCTCGCCAAGCCCGGCAAAGCACAAGCGGCGGAATTGGCCACGTTAATTGAGGCCGGCAAGCGCATTCGCGAGGCGGGACTGGCCTTACACGCCGGCCATGGATTACATTACCACAACGCGCCGCCGGTGGCCGCCATCGACGGCATGCACGAATTGAATATTGGCCACGCCATTGTTTCGCGGGCCGTTTTTGTTGGCCTGCGGGAAGCGGTGCGCGAAATGAAGCGGCTGATTGAGTAA